One window of the Allorhizobium ampelinum S4 genome contains the following:
- the pnp gene encoding polyribonucleotide nucleotidyltransferase, whose protein sequence is MFNVHSVEIEWAGRPLKLETGKIARQADGAVLASYGETVVLATVVSAKSPKPGQDFFPLTVNYQEKTYAAGKIPGGYFKREGRPSEKETLVSRLIDRPIRPLFPEGYKNDTQVVVTVIQHDLENDPDVLSMVAASAALTLSGVPFMGPVGGARVGYINGEYVLNPHLDEMDESVLDLVVAGTQDAVLMVESEAKELNEDVMLGAVMFGHRGFQPVIDAIIKLAEVAAKEPREFEPEDHSALEAEMLSIAEAELRDAYKITQKADRYTAVDAVKAKVKAHFFPEGAEPKYTNEVIGAVFKHLQAKIVRWNILDTKSRIDGRDLETVRAIVSEVGILPRTHGSALFTRGETQAIVVATLGTGEDEQYVDSLTGMYKERFLLHYNFPPYSVGETGRMGSPGRREIGHGKLAWRAIRPMLPSPEQFPYTLRVVSEITESNGSSSMATVCGTSLALMDAGVPLAKPVAGIAMGLILEGERFAVLSDILGDEDHLGDMDFKVAGTEAGITSLQMDIKIAGITEEIMKVALAQAQNGRKHILGEMANAITEGRSQLGEFAPRIEVMTIPVDKIREVIGSGGKVIREIVEKTGAKINIEDDGTIKIASASGKEIEAARKWIHSIVAEPEIGVVYEGTVVKTADFGAFVNFFGSRDGLVHISQLAVDRVAKTQDVVKEGDKVWVKLMGFDERGKVRLSMKVVDQATGKEIVGDKKAEGDAAAE, encoded by the coding sequence ATGTTTAATGTTCACAGCGTTGAAATCGAGTGGGCCGGCCGGCCGCTGAAGCTGGAAACCGGCAAGATCGCCCGTCAGGCTGACGGCGCCGTTCTCGCCAGCTACGGCGAGACCGTTGTTCTGGCCACCGTCGTTTCCGCCAAGTCGCCGAAGCCGGGTCAGGATTTCTTCCCGCTCACCGTCAACTATCAGGAAAAGACCTATGCCGCCGGTAAGATCCCGGGTGGCTATTTCAAGCGCGAAGGCCGTCCGAGCGAAAAGGAAACCCTGGTTTCCCGCCTGATCGACCGCCCGATCCGCCCACTTTTCCCGGAAGGTTACAAGAACGACACCCAGGTCGTCGTGACCGTTATTCAGCACGACCTTGAAAACGATCCGGACGTTCTGTCGATGGTTGCCGCTTCGGCTGCCCTGACACTGTCTGGCGTACCGTTCATGGGCCCGGTCGGCGGTGCGCGCGTTGGCTATATCAATGGCGAATACGTTCTCAACCCGCATCTCGACGAGATGGATGAATCCGTTCTCGACCTCGTGGTTGCCGGTACGCAGGATGCCGTCCTGATGGTTGAATCCGAAGCCAAGGAACTGAACGAAGACGTCATGCTCGGCGCCGTGATGTTCGGTCACCGTGGCTTCCAGCCGGTCATCGACGCGATCATCAAGCTCGCCGAAGTGGCTGCCAAGGAGCCGCGCGAATTCGAACCGGAAGATCATTCCGCTCTCGAAGCCGAAATGCTCTCGATTGCCGAAGCCGAACTGCGCGACGCCTACAAGATCACCCAGAAGGCTGATCGTTATACGGCCGTCGATGCCGTAAAGGCCAAGGTCAAGGCACACTTCTTTCCAGAGGGTGCAGAGCCTAAATACACCAACGAAGTGATCGGCGCGGTCTTCAAGCACCTGCAAGCCAAGATCGTTCGCTGGAACATTCTCGACACCAAGAGCCGTATCGATGGCCGTGACCTCGAAACGGTTCGTGCGATTGTCTCCGAAGTCGGCATCCTGCCGCGTACGCACGGTTCGGCGCTGTTTACCCGTGGCGAAACCCAGGCGATCGTGGTTGCCACGCTCGGCACTGGCGAAGATGAGCAGTATGTTGACAGCCTGACGGGCATGTACAAGGAACGTTTCCTTCTGCATTACAACTTCCCTCCTTATTCGGTTGGTGAAACTGGCCGCATGGGCTCCCCGGGCCGCCGCGAAATCGGCCATGGCAAGCTGGCATGGCGCGCCATTCGCCCGATGCTGCCTTCGCCTGAACAGTTCCCCTACACGCTGCGCGTCGTCTCCGAGATCACCGAATCGAACGGCTCGTCCTCGATGGCAACGGTTTGCGGCACCTCGCTGGCGCTGATGGATGCGGGCGTTCCGCTGGCCAAGCCGGTTGCTGGTATCGCCATGGGCCTGATCCTGGAAGGCGAGCGTTTTGCTGTTCTCTCCGACATTCTCGGCGATGAAGATCATCTCGGCGATATGGACTTCAAGGTGGCTGGTACGGAAGCCGGTATCACCTCGTTGCAGATGGACATCAAGATCGCCGGTATTACCGAAGAGATCATGAAGGTTGCCCTGGCGCAGGCCCAGAACGGCCGCAAGCACATTCTCGGCGAAATGGCCAATGCCATCACCGAAGGTCGCTCGCAGCTCGGCGAATTCGCACCGCGCATCGAAGTCATGACCATCCCGGTCGATAAGATCCGTGAAGTCATCGGTTCCGGTGGTAAGGTTATCCGCGAAATCGTCGAAAAAACCGGCGCCAAGATCAACATCGAAGACGATGGTACGATCAAGATCGCCTCTGCTTCCGGTAAGGAAATCGAAGCCGCCCGCAAGTGGATTCACTCGATCGTTGCTGAGCCTGAAATCGGCGTTGTCTATGAAGGCACGGTCGTCAAGACCGCTGACTTCGGCGCTTTCGTCAATTTCTTCGGTTCGCGAGACGGTCTCGTCCACATCAGCCAGCTGGCTGTAGACCGTGTTGCCAAGACCCAGGATGTGGTCAAGGAAGGCGACAAGGTTTGGGTCAAGCTGATGGGCTTTGACGAGCGCGGCAAGGTTCGCCTGTCCATGAAGGTTGTCGATCAGGCAACCGGCAAGGAAATCGTCGGCGACAAGAAGGCCGAAGGCGACGCTGCCGCTGAATAA
- the rbfA gene encoding 30S ribosome-binding factor RbfA, with protein sequence MSKPTNSAPSQRMLRVGEQVRAAITQVLQRGEVRDDLIEKTVISISEVRMSTDLKVATAYVSPLGVSDHDTVIAALNRHAKYIRGRIGGQLRQMKYMPEVRFRDDTSFDNYQKIDALLRSPEVARDLGPDEDKQEDE encoded by the coding sequence ATGAGCAAACCAACAAATTCCGCGCCATCGCAGCGCATGCTGCGCGTTGGCGAACAGGTCCGCGCCGCCATTACCCAGGTCTTGCAACGCGGTGAAGTGCGTGACGACCTGATTGAGAAGACCGTCATTTCGATTTCCGAAGTGCGGATGTCGACCGATTTGAAGGTCGCTACCGCCTATGTCTCGCCGCTCGGTGTCAGCGACCATGACACGGTGATCGCTGCATTGAACCGCCACGCGAAGTATATTCGCGGCCGGATCGGCGGCCAGCTACGGCAGATGAAATATATGCCGGAAGTGCGGTTCCGCGACGATACCAGCTTCGACAATTATCAGAAGATCGATGCGCTGCTGCGCTCGCCGGAAGTGGCGCGCGATCTGGGGCCAGACGAAGACAAGCAAGAAGACGAATAA
- the rimP gene encoding ribosome maturation factor RimP, with amino-acid sequence MSEHVPADEAPEPRLITETGLDRRIADIIEPVIVELGFELVRVRILNQNGMTLQIMAERKDGTMTVEDCEELSMAISPVLDVEDPVDKEYHLEVSSPGIDRPMVRASDFTRWQGNLLKCETSILIDNRKRFRGKIADVTPDGFILERDQVAYGEEPRLTIPFTALAEAKLILTDDLVRDALRADKQAKAAAEAANQNDETGEDQ; translated from the coding sequence TTGTCCGAACACGTGCCAGCCGATGAGGCGCCCGAGCCACGTCTGATTACCGAAACCGGCCTCGACCGGCGCATCGCCGATATTATCGAGCCTGTTATTGTCGAACTTGGTTTCGAGCTCGTTCGCGTGCGGATCCTCAACCAGAACGGCATGACGCTGCAAATCATGGCTGAGCGCAAGGACGGTACGATGACCGTCGAGGATTGCGAAGAACTGTCCATGGCGATTTCTCCGGTTCTGGATGTGGAAGATCCGGTCGATAAGGAGTATCATCTGGAAGTCTCGTCGCCCGGTATCGACCGTCCGATGGTGCGCGCATCCGATTTCACGCGTTGGCAGGGCAACCTGCTGAAATGCGAAACGTCCATTCTGATCGACAATCGCAAGCGTTTTCGTGGCAAGATTGCCGATGTCACCCCTGACGGTTTCATTCTGGAGCGCGATCAGGTTGCTTACGGGGAAGAGCCGCGGCTCACCATCCCGTTTACGGCATTGGCCGAGGCCAAGCTGATCCTGACGGATGATCTGGTCCGCGATGCGCTGCGCGCCGACAAGCAGGCAAAGGCAGCGGCTGAAGCTGCAAACCAGAACGACGAAACCGGCGAAGACCAATAA
- the rpsO gene encoding 30S ribosomal protein S15, producing MSITAERKSALIKEYATNEGDTGSPEVQVAILTERITNLTEHFKGHKKDNHSRRGLLTLVSTRRSLLDYLKKKDEGRYSKLIASLGIRR from the coding sequence ATGTCGATTACCGCAGAGCGCAAGTCAGCCCTCATCAAGGAATACGCAACCAACGAAGGCGACACTGGTTCGCCGGAAGTCCAGGTCGCTATCCTGACCGAGCGGATCACCAACCTGACCGAGCACTTCAAGGGCCACAAGAAGGACAACCACTCTCGTCGTGGCCTTCTGACGCTGGTATCCACCCGCCGTTCGCTTCTTGATTATCTGAAGAAGAAGGACGAAGGCCGTTACAGCAAGCTGATTGCGAGCCTCGGCATTCGCCGCTAA
- the infB gene encoding translation initiation factor IF-2, translated as MTDSKDDKTLSVTGKKTLTLKPTGVNQGTVRQDMGRGRTKAVVVETRKRRPTRPEDERAGQPQGRVGDDAPATAAAAPVQTPAPVQAPAPVAAAPQAPRPAAPAQRVQQTNQYSQQRHPGQQNRPQASSQPSRQPDRPRGAVLHDLSASEMDARRRALAEAQVREVEDAKRRAEEEVRRQAEEVERQRLAALEAIRQAEEDKARALEAKNAPEPVAEPVAPVAETPRAADPAPRAPSPAGAKPAAGAPAPSFVRGRKPEGEDDENRGPARGGPVRGKVVRPEPAKVPARPKTEDERRRGKLTVTTAAVDEDGNARGRSLSAMRRRQEKFRRSQMQEPREKVMREVVLPETITIQELSQRMSERAVDVIKYLMKEGQMMKPGDVIDADLAELIATEFGHTVKRVSESDVEEGIFDVKDDAGEMVSRPPVVTIMGHVDHGKTSLLDAIRQTSVVSGEAGGITQHIGAYQVEQNGHKITFIDTPGHAAFTAMRARGAQATDIAILVVAADDSVMPQTIESIHHAKAANVPIIVAINKIDKHEANPEKVRQQLLQHEVFVESMGGEVLDVEVSAKNKLNLDKLLEAVLLQAEILDLKADPSRTAEGLVIEAQLDRGRGSVATVLVQKGTLRPGQIIVAGDQWGRVRALVNDKGGHVKEAGPAMPVEVLGLSGTPAAGDKFAVVESEARAREISEYRQRLARDKAAARQSGQRGSLEQMMSKLQDTGFKEFPLVIKADVQGSVEAIVAALDKLGTDEVRARIVHSGAGAITESDISLAEASNAAIIGFNVRANVQARAASERTGTEIRYYNIIYDLVDDVKAAMSGLLSPERRETFLGNAEILEVFNITKTGKVAGCRVVEGKVERGAGVRLVRDNVVIHEGKLKTLKRFKDEVADVPMGQECGMAFENYEDIRAGDTIECFRVEHITRTL; from the coding sequence ATGACCGACAGCAAAGACGACAAGACACTCAGCGTTACGGGCAAGAAGACACTCACGCTCAAGCCGACGGGAGTGAACCAGGGTACCGTGCGCCAAGATATGGGTCGCGGTCGCACGAAGGCCGTTGTGGTCGAGACGCGCAAGCGCCGCCCGACCCGTCCTGAAGACGAACGCGCAGGCCAGCCGCAGGGCCGCGTTGGCGACGATGCACCGGCAACGGCAGCTGCTGCCCCCGTGCAGACGCCAGCCCCAGTGCAGGCTCCGGCGCCAGTCGCCGCCGCACCGCAGGCACCGCGCCCAGCGGCTCCTGCGCAGCGCGTTCAACAGACAAATCAATACTCGCAGCAGCGCCATCCAGGCCAGCAGAACCGTCCGCAGGCGTCGAGCCAGCCGAGCCGCCAGCCTGACCGGCCGCGTGGCGCGGTACTGCACGATCTGTCCGCCAGCGAAATGGATGCGCGCCGCCGCGCTCTGGCCGAGGCCCAGGTCCGCGAAGTCGAGGACGCCAAGCGTCGCGCCGAGGAAGAGGTTCGCCGTCAGGCTGAAGAGGTCGAGCGTCAGCGTCTTGCCGCTTTGGAAGCCATTCGCCAGGCCGAAGAGGACAAGGCCCGAGCGCTTGAAGCCAAAAACGCCCCTGAGCCTGTTGCAGAGCCCGTCGCTCCGGTGGCAGAAACGCCACGCGCCGCCGATCCAGCGCCCCGTGCGCCATCGCCTGCTGGTGCAAAGCCGGCTGCCGGTGCACCCGCTCCGAGCTTCGTGCGCGGTCGCAAGCCTGAAGGTGAAGACGATGAAAATCGCGGCCCCGCCCGTGGTGGTCCGGTGCGCGGCAAGGTCGTGCGTCCTGAGCCCGCCAAGGTTCCGGCGCGCCCCAAAACCGAGGATGAGCGCCGCCGTGGCAAGCTGACCGTCACCACCGCCGCTGTCGATGAAGACGGCAATGCGCGTGGCCGTTCGCTGTCGGCCATGCGCCGTCGCCAGGAGAAATTCCGCCGCAGCCAGATGCAGGAACCGCGCGAAAAGGTCATGCGCGAAGTGGTTCTGCCGGAAACCATCACCATTCAGGAATTGTCGCAGCGCATGTCCGAACGGGCCGTCGATGTGATCAAGTACCTGATGAAGGAAGGTCAGATGATGAAGCCGGGCGACGTCATCGACGCCGATCTGGCCGAGTTGATCGCCACCGAATTCGGCCATACCGTCAAGCGCGTTTCCGAATCCGACGTTGAAGAAGGCATTTTCGACGTCAAGGACGACGCAGGCGAAATGGTGTCGCGTCCGCCGGTCGTCACCATCATGGGTCACGTCGACCACGGCAAGACCTCGTTGCTCGACGCCATCCGCCAGACCAGCGTTGTTTCGGGTGAAGCCGGTGGCATTACCCAGCATATCGGCGCCTATCAGGTGGAGCAGAACGGCCACAAGATCACCTTCATCGACACCCCCGGCCACGCCGCCTTTACGGCCATGCGTGCTCGTGGCGCTCAGGCGACCGACATTGCCATTCTGGTGGTTGCCGCCGATGACAGCGTCATGCCGCAGACGATCGAGTCGATCCACCACGCCAAAGCGGCCAATGTGCCGATCATCGTGGCGATCAACAAGATCGACAAGCATGAGGCCAACCCGGAAAAAGTGCGCCAGCAATTGCTCCAGCACGAGGTGTTCGTCGAATCCATGGGCGGTGAAGTGCTCGACGTCGAAGTGTCGGCGAAGAACAAGCTCAATCTCGACAAGCTGCTGGAAGCTGTGCTTCTTCAGGCCGAAATTCTCGACCTGAAGGCCGATCCAAGCCGGACTGCCGAAGGTCTGGTTATCGAAGCCCAGCTCGACCGCGGTCGTGGCTCCGTTGCCACTGTTCTGGTGCAGAAGGGTACGCTGCGTCCGGGGCAAATCATTGTGGCTGGCGATCAGTGGGGCCGCGTGCGCGCCCTCGTTAACGACAAGGGCGGTCACGTCAAGGAAGCAGGACCTGCCATGCCGGTCGAGGTTCTCGGCCTGTCGGGTACGCCTGCCGCCGGTGACAAGTTCGCCGTGGTTGAAAGCGAAGCCCGCGCCCGTGAAATCTCGGAATACCGTCAGCGTCTGGCCCGCGACAAGGCCGCTGCCCGCCAGTCCGGTCAGCGCGGTTCGCTCGAGCAGATGATGAGCAAGCTGCAGGATACCGGCTTCAAGGAATTCCCGCTGGTCATCAAGGCCGACGTTCAGGGTTCTGTCGAAGCGATCGTCGCAGCGCTCGACAAGCTGGGAACCGACGAAGTGCGGGCCAGGATCGTCCATTCGGGCGCCGGTGCCATCACGGAATCGGATATTTCGCTTGCCGAAGCATCCAACGCTGCGATCATCGGCTTCAACGTTCGTGCCAATGTTCAGGCGCGGGCCGCGTCTGAGCGTACCGGCACCGAAATCCGCTACTACAACATCATCTACGATCTGGTGGATGACGTGAAGGCAGCGATGTCGGGTCTGCTGTCGCCGGAACGCCGCGAAACCTTCCTCGGAAATGCCGAGATCCTCGAAGTGTTCAACATCACGAAAACGGGCAAGGTTGCCGGTTGCCGTGTTGTCGAGGGCAAGGTCGAGCGTGGCGCAGGTGTGCGTCTGGTGCGCGACAACGTCGTCATTCACGAAGGCAAGCTCAAGACGCTCAAGCGCTTCAAGGACGAAGTGGCAGATGTGCCGATGGGCCAGGAATGTGGCATGGCCTTCGAAAACTACGAAGACATCCGCGCTGGCGACACCATCGAGTGCTTCCGCGTCGAGCATATCACCCGTACGCTGTAA
- the nusA gene encoding transcription termination factor NusA → MAVSANRLELLQIADAVAREKVIDREIVLAAMADAIQKAARSRYGSETNIRADINSKTGEIRLQRLLEVVETVEDYGTQIALELARDRNVDAKLGDYIADPLPPMDFGRIAAQSAKQVIVQKVREAERDRQFDEFKDRVGEIINGTVKRVEYGNVIVDLGRGEGIIRRDEMIPRETMRYGDRVRAYVYDVRREQRGPQIFLSRTHPQFMVKLFTMEVPEIYDGVIQIKSVARDPGSRAKIAVISNDSSIDPVGACVGMRGSRVQAVVGELQGEKIDIIPWSADPASFIVNALQPAEVAKVVLDEDAERIEVVVPDEQLSLAIGRRGQNVRLASQLTGWDIDIMTEAEESERRQKEFNERTNLFMDALDVDEMVGQVLASEGFAQVEELAYVDLEEIASIDGFDGDTAEEIQTRAREYLEKLEAELDAKRKALGVSDELRSIDGMTTQMLVALGGDGIKTVEDFAGCAADDLIGWSERKDGETKKFEGLFSKIDISRTEAEQMIVQARLAAGWITEADIAAEAEAEVVEDEAQEAEQGS, encoded by the coding sequence ATGGCAGTCAGTGCTAATCGGCTCGAGCTGTTGCAGATCGCGGATGCGGTCGCACGCGAAAAAGTCATCGACCGCGAAATCGTGCTTGCTGCGATGGCTGACGCCATCCAGAAGGCCGCGCGTTCGCGTTACGGTTCCGAGACCAATATTCGCGCCGACATCAACTCCAAGACCGGCGAGATTCGTCTGCAGCGCCTGCTCGAAGTGGTCGAAACCGTCGAGGATTACGGCACCCAGATCGCACTCGAACTGGCGCGCGACCGCAATGTTGACGCCAAGCTCGGTGATTACATTGCCGATCCGCTGCCGCCGATGGATTTCGGTCGGATCGCCGCCCAGTCCGCCAAGCAGGTTATCGTGCAGAAAGTGCGCGAAGCCGAGCGTGATCGGCAGTTCGATGAGTTCAAGGATCGCGTCGGCGAAATCATCAACGGCACGGTCAAGCGCGTCGAATATGGCAATGTCATCGTCGATCTCGGTCGTGGCGAAGGCATTATCCGCCGCGATGAAATGATCCCGCGCGAAACCATGCGTTATGGTGACCGCGTTCGCGCCTATGTCTATGACGTGCGCCGCGAACAGCGTGGCCCGCAGATTTTCCTGTCGCGCACCCATCCGCAGTTCATGGTGAAACTGTTCACCATGGAAGTGCCGGAAATTTACGACGGCGTCATCCAGATCAAGTCGGTGGCCCGTGACCCGGGTTCTCGCGCCAAGATCGCAGTGATTTCCAACGACAGCTCGATCGATCCGGTCGGTGCTTGCGTCGGTATGCGCGGTTCGCGTGTTCAGGCCGTGGTTGGTGAATTGCAGGGCGAAAAGATCGATATCATTCCGTGGTCGGCAGACCCGGCATCCTTCATCGTCAACGCGCTTCAACCGGCAGAAGTTGCCAAAGTGGTGCTGGACGAAGATGCCGAGCGCATCGAAGTGGTTGTTCCCGATGAGCAGCTGTCGCTGGCCATCGGCCGTCGCGGCCAGAATGTCCGCCTGGCGTCGCAGCTGACCGGCTGGGATATCGACATCATGACGGAAGCGGAAGAATCCGAGCGCCGCCAGAAGGAATTCAACGAGCGCACCAACCTGTTCATGGATGCGCTCGACGTCGATGAAATGGTTGGCCAGGTTCTGGCGTCGGAAGGCTTTGCCCAGGTTGAAGAGCTTGCCTATGTCGATCTGGAGGAAATCGCTTCCATCGATGGTTTTGACGGCGATACCGCAGAAGAAATCCAGACCCGCGCCCGCGAATATCTCGAAAAGCTGGAAGCCGAACTTGATGCCAAGCGCAAGGCGCTCGGCGTGTCCGACGAGCTGCGCAGCATTGATGGCATGACAACGCAAATGTTGGTTGCGCTCGGGGGAGACGGCATCAAGACGGTCGAGGATTTCGCCGGCTGCGCTGCTGACGACCTGATCGGCTGGAGTGAGCGTAAGGATGGCGAGACCAAGAAATTCGAGGGCCTGTTCTCGAAAATCGACATTTCTCGCACCGAAGCGGAACAGATGATCGTTCAGGCTCGCCTGGCGGCTGGCTGGATCACCGAAGCGGATATTGCCGCCGAGGCTGAGGCAGAAGTCGTCGAGGATGAGGCGCAAGAGGCTGAGCAGGGCTCGTGA
- a CDS encoding RNA-binding protein, translating into MASDPSLEDGRPAKPVKAVKDGQNDRTCIVTRQPGTPDTLIRFVAGPDGTLVPDLKRELPGRGCWVSVSREAVDKAVAKKLFARALKMDVTVDPEMGARVDRLLVQQLAGMMNLARKAGQFVTGSAKVDLAIRSGAALGVFHATDAAADGVRKLDQARKAWHLGMETDEEIPSYRLFSEAEMQELMGQNAFIHACALAGQAGEGVVKRATLLETYRGLSPRMASSAGRKPQ; encoded by the coding sequence ATGGCCTCCGATCCATCTTTGGAGGACGGGCGTCCGGCAAAGCCGGTGAAGGCGGTAAAGGACGGTCAGAACGACCGGACGTGCATCGTCACCCGCCAGCCGGGAACGCCAGATACACTGATCCGGTTCGTGGCAGGCCCTGATGGGACGCTCGTGCCGGATCTGAAACGGGAATTGCCTGGCCGTGGCTGCTGGGTGTCTGTTTCCCGCGAGGCCGTGGACAAGGCTGTGGCGAAAAAGCTTTTCGCCCGTGCCTTGAAGATGGATGTCACCGTCGATCCCGAAATGGGAGCGCGTGTGGACAGGCTGCTTGTCCAGCAGCTGGCGGGAATGATGAACCTGGCGCGCAAGGCGGGCCAGTTTGTAACCGGGTCGGCCAAGGTCGATCTCGCGATCCGCAGCGGTGCCGCGCTCGGCGTGTTTCACGCCACCGATGCCGCCGCAGATGGCGTTCGAAAACTGGACCAGGCCCGCAAGGCCTGGCATCTCGGAATGGAAACGGACGAGGAAATTCCCTCTTATCGGCTCTTTTCCGAGGCGGAAATGCAAGAACTGATGGGCCAGAACGCTTTTATCCATGCCTGCGCGCTTGCAGGACAGGCGGGTGAAGGTGTAGTGAAGCGCGCAACTCTGCTTGAAACCTATCGTGGCCTTTCGCCGCGGATGGCGAGTAGCGCTGGCCGTAAACCACAATGA
- the truB gene encoding tRNA pseudouridine(55) synthase TruB, whose product MSKPRKPKGRPVSGWLILDKPVDYGSTEAVGKIKWLFNAQKAGHAGTLDPLASGMLPIALGDATKTVPYVMDGRKIYEFTVTWGEERSTDDLEGEATQTSDQRPTEEQIRALLPDYTGVINQIPPQFSAIKIAGERAYDLAREGEVVDIPSREVEIHRLTLLRADHDCADFEVECGKGTYVRSLARDMGRDLGCYGHISELRRSFVAPFAEDMMVPLEDLVELEKIEDRDERLAALDAFLFDTGEALMALPQIRISDDQAHRLRMGNPIILRGRDAPVAEPEAVALAGGKLVAIGEIGEGEFRPKRVFA is encoded by the coding sequence ATGTCCAAACCCAGAAAACCCAAGGGCCGTCCGGTTTCCGGCTGGCTGATCCTCGACAAGCCGGTGGATTACGGCTCGACCGAGGCCGTCGGCAAGATCAAGTGGCTGTTCAATGCCCAGAAAGCTGGTCACGCCGGAACGCTTGATCCGTTGGCCTCCGGCATGTTGCCGATTGCGCTGGGCGATGCCACCAAGACGGTTCCCTACGTCATGGATGGCCGCAAGATCTACGAATTTACCGTCACCTGGGGCGAAGAACGCTCCACCGACGATCTTGAAGGTGAGGCAACCCAAACCTCCGACCAGCGCCCGACCGAAGAACAGATCCGCGCTTTGCTGCCGGATTATACCGGTGTGATCAACCAGATCCCCCCGCAGTTTTCGGCCATCAAGATTGCCGGGGAGCGCGCTTATGATCTGGCCCGCGAAGGCGAGGTGGTTGATATTCCCTCCCGCGAGGTGGAAATTCATCGGTTGACCCTGTTGAGGGCCGACCATGATTGCGCTGATTTCGAAGTTGAATGCGGCAAGGGCACCTATGTGCGCTCGCTGGCGCGTGATATGGGCCGGGATCTTGGCTGCTACGGCCATATTTCGGAGTTGCGACGCTCCTTCGTCGCGCCGTTTGCCGAAGACATGATGGTGCCGCTCGAAGATCTGGTGGAGCTGGAAAAGATCGAGGATCGTGACGAGCGGCTGGCAGCCCTCGATGCTTTCCTGTTCGATACCGGCGAGGCGCTGATGGCGCTGCCGCAGATCCGGATCAGCGACGATCAGGCCCATCGGTTGCGGATGGGCAATCCGATTATCCTGCGGGGCCGGGATGCGCCGGTAGCCGAACCGGAAGCAGTGGCACTGGCCGGTGGCAAGCTGGTGGCGATCGGCGAGATCGGCGAGGGCGAGTTTCGCCCGAAGCGGGTTTTCGCCTGA
- a CDS encoding class I SAM-dependent methyltransferase: protein MSRETLKTIFHPFVTEAVALPGEDERFLFLGAEAGFVKPEGFGAELTVVQSFRPDFRRLEAARQTPVAVVTGEDYNGALVLAGKHKGLNENRVAEALARVRAGGVIIVAGAKEDGIQPLRKQIDRLGLEPQSLPKYHGIAVWFTVPEDKAAAIAALASKPVMVEGRFETYAGQFSHMHADPGSELLVSRLPDDFDGNAADFGAGWGYLSVMLAEKARRTNRIDLFEANYDALEQAKKNLARNCPHLTARFFWQDLGTESPKEKYDLVIMNPPFHEGHATEPSIGEAMIKAAADALRGGGDLLMVANRGLAYEPVLAANFRQHGETCRNARYKVLWAKK from the coding sequence ATGAGCCGCGAAACACTGAAGACCATTTTTCATCCCTTTGTCACCGAAGCTGTAGCTCTTCCAGGCGAAGACGAACGCTTCCTGTTTCTCGGTGCTGAGGCCGGTTTCGTGAAGCCGGAAGGCTTTGGTGCCGAATTGACGGTGGTCCAAAGTTTCCGCCCCGATTTTCGCCGCCTGGAGGCAGCCCGTCAAACGCCGGTTGCTGTTGTGACAGGTGAGGATTATAACGGCGCGCTGGTTTTGGCTGGCAAGCACAAGGGTCTCAACGAAAACCGTGTTGCCGAAGCGCTGGCGCGTGTCCGGGCCGGTGGCGTTATCATTGTGGCCGGTGCCAAAGAAGACGGGATTCAGCCGCTGCGCAAGCAGATCGATCGCCTTGGCCTTGAGCCGCAATCGCTGCCAAAATATCACGGCATTGCCGTGTGGTTCACCGTGCCGGAGGATAAGGCTGCGGCGATTGCCGCGCTCGCTTCCAAGCCGGTCATGGTCGAGGGCCGGTTTGAAACCTATGCCGGGCAGTTTTCTCATATGCATGCCGATCCCGGTTCTGAACTGCTGGTCAGCCGGTTGCCGGACGATTTCGATGGCAATGCCGCCGATTTCGGCGCTGGTTGGGGCTATCTGTCGGTGATGCTGGCCGAGAAGGCACGGCGCACCAACCGCATCGACCTATTCGAGGCCAATTACGACGCGCTGGAACAGGCCAAGAAAAACCTGGCCCGTAACTGCCCTCATCTGACGGCACGGTTCTTCTGGCAGGATCTGGGTACTGAATCGCCCAAGGAAAAATACGATTTGGTCATCATGAATCCTCCTTTCCATGAGGGTCATGCGACGGAGCCATCGATTGGCGAGGCAATGATCAAAGCGGCGGCGGATGCTTTGCGCGGTGGCGGAGATCTGCTGATGGTGGCCAATCGTGGTCTTGCCTATGAGCCAGTTCTGGCCGCCAATTTTCGTCAGCATGGCGAGACCTGCCGCAATGCACGCTACAAGGTGCTGTGGGCGAAGAAATAA